Proteins encoded by one window of Streptomyces sp. LX-29:
- a CDS encoding DUF3073 domain-containing protein — MGRGRAKAKQTKVARQLKYNSGGTDLSRLAEELGASTSSQPPNGERFEDDELDDDPYAQYADLYNDDDDEDDDQPSGSSAQRRRA; from the coding sequence ATGGGGCGCGGCCGGGCCAAGGCCAAGCAGACGAAGGTCGCCCGCCAGCTGAAGTACAACAGCGGTGGGACGGATCTCTCACGCCTGGCCGAGGAGCTGGGCGCATCGACATCGAGCCAGCCGCCGAATGGCGAGCGGTTCGAAGACGATGAGCTGGACGACGACCCGTACGCACAGTACGCGGATCTGTACAACGACGACGACGATGAGGACGACGACCAGCCGTCCGGTTCGTCGGCGCAGCGTCGGCGCGCCTGA
- a CDS encoding Glu/Leu/Phe/Val dehydrogenase dimerization domain-containing protein translates to MGVTTVTDVRLTDDADGVLHTLFRSDQGGHEQVVLCQDRETGLKAVIAIHSTALGPALGGTRFHAYPSDEAAVLDALNLARGMSYKNALAGLDHGGGKAVIIGDPDTIKTEELLLAYGRFVASLGGRYVTACDVGTYVADMDVVSRVCRWTTGRSPENGGAGDSSVLTAFGVFQGMRASAQAAWGEPTLAGRRVGVAGVGKVGHHLVEHLLEDGAEVFITDVRQESVDRIMSRHPKVTAVLDTDTLIRADLDVYAPCALGGALNDETVPALTATVVCGAANNQLAHPGVEKDLADRGVLYAPDYVVNAGGVIQVADELHGFDFERAKAKADGIFDTTLAIFERAKADGVPPAVAADRLAEQRMAEGRQG, encoded by the coding sequence ATGGGAGTCACCACCGTGACTGACGTACGTCTCACCGACGATGCTGACGGCGTGCTGCACACCCTGTTCCGCTCCGATCAGGGCGGCCACGAACAGGTCGTCCTCTGCCAGGACCGCGAGACCGGCCTGAAGGCCGTCATCGCCATCCACTCCACCGCCCTGGGCCCGGCCCTGGGCGGCACCCGTTTCCACGCCTATCCGTCCGACGAGGCGGCGGTGCTCGACGCGCTGAACCTCGCCCGCGGCATGTCCTATAAGAACGCGCTCGCCGGGCTGGACCACGGCGGCGGCAAGGCCGTGATCATCGGTGACCCCGACACGATCAAGACGGAGGAGCTGCTGCTCGCCTACGGGCGCTTCGTGGCCTCCCTGGGCGGCCGCTATGTCACCGCCTGCGATGTCGGCACCTATGTCGCGGACATGGACGTGGTCTCCCGCGTCTGCCGGTGGACGACCGGCCGCTCCCCCGAGAACGGCGGCGCCGGCGACTCCTCCGTGCTCACCGCCTTCGGCGTCTTCCAGGGCATGCGGGCCTCCGCCCAGGCCGCCTGGGGCGAGCCCACGCTCGCCGGCCGCCGGGTGGGCGTCGCGGGTGTCGGCAAGGTGGGCCACCACCTGGTCGAGCACCTGTTGGAGGACGGTGCCGAGGTGTTCATCACCGATGTGCGCCAGGAGTCCGTCGACCGGATCATGAGCCGGCATCCGAAGGTGACCGCCGTCCTCGACACGGACACCCTCATCCGCGCCGACCTGGACGTCTACGCCCCGTGCGCGCTGGGCGGCGCCCTGAACGACGAGACCGTTCCGGCCCTGACCGCCACGGTGGTCTGCGGTGCGGCCAACAACCAGCTCGCCCACCCGGGGGTGGAGAAGGACCTCGCCGACCGCGGCGTCCTCTACGCCCCCGACTACGTGGTGAACGCCGGCGGCGTCATCCAGGTGGCTGACGAGCTGCACGGTTTCGACTTCGAGCGGGCGAAGGCGAAGGCGGACGGGATCTTCGACACCACGCTGGCCATATTCGAGCGGGCGAAGGCGGACGGGGTGCCGCCGGCGGTGGCCGCCGACCGGCTGGCGGAGCAGCGGATGGCGGAAGGCCGCCAGGGCTGA